Genomic DNA from Vreelandella subglaciescola:
GAATCACCGCGCGCACGCCTTCAGGCATTCCCGCCAGCAGGTGCTCACCTTGCACCTCTTTCAGCATCTCCCTGCCAATACCCGGTGGCGCCAAAAAATCGCCCCGCGCGAGCACGTCGCCTTCACTCATGCTATGCCAGCCAGTCCTGAAAACGAGCAAGCATGAGCAGGGCTCCTGTACGGGGTGATCGCCAAGCGCGGGGCGCGGCGTATTTTGGGTCACAATATATTATATAAGGCCATGATATATAATAATTTTATTTTAATTAATGCGATTTTTGTTGTCGTGTTTTTGCCTCTTTACAGTGGGCGTTATAGACTATGAGTCATGAGAGCTCGGCGTCTGGAGGTGTGACATGCGCACTGAACCCCTTAAAACCCGCATACGCGATAAGATCCGCAAGAGTCGGCGGACGGTATTTCTGCGCGACGACTTCGCCGTGTTGGGTGACTACGACCAAGTCGGCCGGGCGCTTCGGCAACTGGAAGCCCAAGGGCGTGTGGTTCGCGTCGGCAAAGGACTCTATGCCAAAGCGCGTCAAAACCGCATTACCGGCCAACCGATGCTGGCAGCCCCTGGCGGCTTTACTCAGGTCGCCAAGGAGGCGCTAAATCGCCTGGGCGTACAATGGGAACCTG
This window encodes:
- a CDS encoding DUF6088 family protein; translation: MRTEPLKTRIRDKIRKSRRTVFLRDDFAVLGDYDQVGRALRQLEAQGRVVRVGKGLYAKARQNRITGQPMLAAPGGFTQVAKEALNRLGVQWEPASAEKAYQAGSTQIPARVVVRVKGPFQRRIAYGKYRLGIERASA